One Deltaproteobacteria bacterium genomic window, AGAACCTTCTCTCCATTTTTGAAAAATAGCAGCGCCGGGACCCCCACGATTTTGTACCTGGCGCAGAGGTCCTGGTTGTTCCAGGCGTTGACTTTTGCGATCTTTACGTTCGGGAACTTTTCGGCCACTCTTTTAAGAACGGGCAGGAGTGCTTTGCAGGGGGCGCAGGGTGGGGTGTAGAAGTCCACCAGGACGACGGTTTCGGAGGAAAGGACATCTGCATGGAAATCGGCTTCATTGATTTCAATGAGATGGTCTCCGCGGATCATTTACGTTCCCATGTCAAACGTTTCCCNNNN contains:
- a CDS encoding thiol reductase thioredoxin produces the protein MIRGDHLIEINEADFHADVLSSETVVLVDFYTPPCAPCKALLPVLKRVAEKFPNVKIAKVNAWNNQDLCARYKIVGVPALLFFKNGEKVLRIDGFDASTEKRIEDGLNSIEEM